Proteins from one Ipomoea triloba cultivar NCNSP0323 chromosome 1, ASM357664v1 genomic window:
- the LOC115995849 gene encoding probable polyol transporter 4 — protein sequence MDMKNEKDGGKIYRKIDHDEEKYEERINGVVHEEKGNNSSKKYVFACAIFASLNCVLLGYDIGVMSGAIIFMQEDLKLTEVQEEVFVGTLSIISLLGSLAGGRTSDAIGRRWTMAFAAIVFQSGAAIMALATTFAVLMVGRLLAGIGLGFGIMIAPVYIAEISPAIERGSFTSLPEIFTNLGILLGYVSNYAFSGLPAHISWRVMLAVGIVPSVLVGFSLCIIPESPRWLVMQNRVEEARVVLLRTNGDVGEVEERLGDILKAAGGKNEGKSVWFELMNPSPGVRRMLITGCGIQCFQQMTGIDATVYYSPTIFKDAGMGSNSKLLAATMAVGLTKTLFILIAIFLIDRVGRKPLLYISTIGMTFCLFGLGITLSLPKHGSDSSSDYAQISLAILFVCGNVAFFSVGIGPICWVLSSEIFPLRLRAQAAALGAVGSRVSSGVVAMSFLSVAHAITVGGTFLVFAAISAASIVFVHKCCPETKGKSLEQIEMMFQNDGQWVDGGVELEDAQHLMHNTGR from the exons ATGGATATGAAGAATGAGAAGGATGGAGGTAAGATATACAGGAAAATTGATCATGatgaagaaaaatatgaagaaagGATTAATGGAGTTGTGCATGAAGAGAAGGGAAATAACAGCAGCAAGAAATATGTGTTTGCCTGTGCCATCTTTGCTTCTCTAAATTGTGTGCTTCTTGGATATG ATATTGGTGTTATGAGTGGAGCCATTATTTTCATGCAAGAAGACCTAAAGCTCACAGAAGTGCAAGAAGAAGTTTTTGTAGGAACCCTTAGTATAATCTCCCTTTTGGGGAGCTTAGCAGGAGGAAGGACCTCAGATGCCATAGGCAGAAGGTGGACAATGGCATTTGCAGCCATTGTTTTCCAATCCGGGGCAGCTATAATGGCTCTGGCAACCACTTTTGCAGTGTTAATGGTGGGCAGATTACTAGCAGGAATTGGACTAGGCTTTGGGATCATGATTGCCCCAGTCTACATTGCAGAGATTTCGCCCGCGATTGAGAGGGGATCGTTCACTTCTCTCCCGGAGATTTTCACAAATTTGGGGATTCTTTTGGGGTATGTCTCAAATTATGCATTTTCTGGGCTGCCTGCACATATAAGCTGGAGGGTTATGTTGGCTGTGGGGATTGTTCCTTCGGTTTTGGTGGGGTTTTCGTTGTGTATAATCCCAGAATCCCCGCGGTGGCTGGTGATGCAGAATCGGGTTGAGGAAGCCCGGGTGGTGCTGTTAAGGACTAATGGGGATGTGGGTGAGGTTGAAGAGAGGTTGGGGGATATTCTCAAGGCGGCCGGGGGGAAAAACGAGGGGAAAAGTGTGTGGTTTGAGCTTATGAACCCCTCGCCCGGGGTTCGAAGAATGCTGATCACAGGGTGTGGGATTCAGTGTTTTCAGCAGATGACAGGGATTGATGCCACAGTTTATTACAGCCCCACAATCTTCAAAGATGCAGGAATGGGCAGCAATTCCAAACTCCTGGCTGCAACTATGGCTGTTGGGTTAACCAAAACTCTCTTCATTTTAATTGCCATTTTCCTGATTGATAGAGTGGGGAGAAAGCCCTTGCTCTATATTAGCACAATTGGAATGACTTTTTGCCTGTTTGGTTTAGGAATCACACTTTCCTTACCCAAACATGGCTCTGATTCTAGCTCTGATTATGCTCAAATCAGCCTGGCAATCCTGTTTGTCTGTGGGAATGTGGCATTTTTCTCTGTGGGGATTGGGCCTATATGTTGGGTTCTGTCCTCTGAGATCTTCCCTTTGAGGCTGAGGGCTCAGGCGGCCGCCCTCGGGGCCGTGGGGAGTAGAGTCAGCAGTGGGGTGGTTGCCATGTCTTTCCTGTCTGTGGCTCATGCCATTACAGTGGGAGGGACATTTCTGGTGTTTGCTGCCATATCAGCTGCCTCTATCGTGTTCGTGCACAAATGCTGCCCCGAAAC